A single genomic interval of Stenotrophomonas sp. ZAC14D1_NAIMI4_1 harbors:
- a CDS encoding HNH endonuclease yields the protein METDTTRLGLIEAGASISAPGAASSPNASPLHRPGTVRLLSLDAHGRVLDWITWQDAACLYARNAVSWTLGDPCLHIHGGTNRLSGLQSGMDLHPIIAARGHARSRAPDPTPNLTNPALFARDAHLCLYCGQQFNRPTLTRDHVMPLSKGGLDCWENVVTACFQCNSRKSNRTPQQANMPLLAIPYRPSWIEHLILSNRNILADQMAFLKAQLPKRSKLST from the coding sequence ATGGAGACAGACACTACACGCTTGGGTCTGATCGAAGCCGGAGCCTCGATTTCTGCTCCGGGCGCCGCGTCATCGCCCAATGCCAGCCCGCTGCATCGCCCCGGCACCGTCCGCCTGCTCTCGCTTGACGCCCACGGACGCGTCCTGGATTGGATCACCTGGCAGGACGCAGCCTGTCTCTACGCCCGCAACGCGGTCTCCTGGACCTTGGGCGACCCCTGCCTGCATATCCACGGCGGCACCAACCGCCTCAGCGGCCTGCAGAGCGGCATGGACCTGCACCCGATCATCGCCGCCCGCGGCCATGCCCGCTCGCGCGCACCGGACCCCACGCCGAACCTGACCAACCCGGCGCTGTTCGCCCGCGATGCCCACCTCTGCCTGTACTGCGGCCAGCAGTTCAACCGCCCCACCCTCACCCGCGACCACGTCATGCCCCTGTCCAAGGGCGGCCTGGATTGCTGGGAAAACGTGGTGACCGCCTGCTTCCAGTGCAACTCGCGCAAGAGCAACCGCACCCCGCAGCAGGCCAACATGCCCCTGCTGGCCATCCCCTACCGGCCCAGCTGGATCGAGCACCTGATCCTCTCCAACCGCAACATCCTGGCCGACCAGATGGCCTTCCTGAAGGCGCAGCTGCCCAAGCGATCCAAGCTCAGCACCTGA
- a CDS encoding LEA type 2 family protein, with the protein MLHRFRFALIVLCTLALAACSDGIVKRVSEPAASLQQLTVRADGNWTVALRLQNYSSMPMTFDDVSLTLTVGDTEAGTLQAKPAISIGGTSADVINLDLVPSSGARLVVADALAGNRTLAYGLKGTVAATPQEKKQRSFDISGRSTLNQAPGLPGVLR; encoded by the coding sequence ATGCTCCACCGTTTCCGTTTCGCCTTGATCGTCCTGTGCACCCTGGCCCTGGCTGCTTGCAGCGATGGCATCGTCAAGCGTGTTTCGGAACCGGCGGCCAGCCTGCAGCAGCTCACCGTGCGCGCCGACGGCAACTGGACCGTCGCCCTGCGCCTGCAGAACTACAGCTCGATGCCCATGACCTTCGACGATGTGTCGCTGACCCTGACCGTGGGCGACACCGAAGCAGGCACCCTGCAGGCCAAGCCGGCCATCTCCATCGGCGGCACCTCGGCCGACGTCATCAACCTCGACCTGGTGCCCAGCTCCGGCGCGCGCCTGGTGGTGGCCGACGCCCTGGCCGGCAACCGCACCCTGGCCTATGGGCTGAAGGGCACGGTGGCCGCCACGCCGCAGGAAAAGAAGCAGCGCAGCTTCGACATCAGCGGCCGCAGCACCCTCAACCAGGCCCCCGGCCTGCCCGGCGTGCTGCGCTGA
- a CDS encoding DUF1653 domain-containing protein produces MSDLSPLPRLEPGRYRHFKGGLYEVIDIVRSSETLQPQVLYRALYGEGGLWVRPYAMFVEQVPGEHGPQPRFARIDD; encoded by the coding sequence ATGTCCGACCTCAGCCCCCTGCCCCGCCTCGAGCCGGGCCGTTACCGCCATTTCAAGGGCGGTCTGTACGAAGTGATCGATATCGTGCGCAGCAGCGAAACCCTGCAACCGCAGGTGCTGTACCGCGCCCTCTACGGCGAAGGTGGCCTGTGGGTACGCCCGTACGCCATGTTCGTCGAACAGGTGCCCGGCGAACACGGCCCGCAGCCGCGCTTCGCCCGCATCGACGACTGA
- a CDS encoding DUF3011 domain-containing protein: MLAAAGAAQAQNRGYDDRYDNRGGGIVRCESVKNRSNECRLDGRARLIRQLSGSPCVEGRTWGQSRGGVWVTQGCRAEFVGESRGGWGHGGGGWGGNGGQVIACHSNDRRQKYCDARIRREVRLVRQESRSPCVEGRTWGWDRRGVWVSDGCRAQFQIN; encoded by the coding sequence ATGCTGGCGGCTGCAGGTGCCGCGCAGGCGCAGAACCGTGGCTATGACGACCGCTACGACAACCGTGGCGGCGGAATCGTGCGCTGCGAATCGGTGAAGAACCGCAGCAACGAGTGCCGCCTGGACGGCCGCGCGCGCCTGATCCGCCAGTTGTCCGGCTCGCCGTGCGTGGAGGGCCGCACCTGGGGCCAGTCGCGTGGTGGCGTGTGGGTGACCCAGGGCTGCCGTGCCGAGTTCGTGGGCGAATCCCGTGGCGGCTGGGGCCACGGCGGCGGCGGTTGGGGCGGCAATGGCGGCCAGGTGATCGCCTGCCATTCCAACGACCGCCGGCAGAAGTACTGCGATGCGCGCATCCGCCGCGAGGTGCGCCTGGTGCGCCAGGAGTCGCGCAGCCCCTGCGTGGAAGGTCGTACCTGGGGTTGGGACCGCCGCGGTGTGTGGGTCAGCGATGGTTGCCGGGCCCAGTTCCAGATCAACTGA
- the dxs gene encoding 1-deoxy-D-xylulose-5-phosphate synthase, with product MIDSARYPRLARIQTPDDLRTFDESEMRAVADELRAYLIESVGKSGGHFAAGLGVIELTVALHYLYQTPHDQLVWDVGHQTYPHKILTGRRDEIHTVKQKDGVAPFPKREESEYDTFGVGHSSTSISAALGMAIARQSQGDDRKVVAVIGDGAMTAGMAFEALMHAGGMDPEPNLLVILNDNNMSISEAVGGLTKMLGRATGSRTLNALREGGKKILGDKKNNPARFVKRWEEHWKGMFVPSTMFEEMGFHYTGPIDGHDMPALLSTLKTLRASKGPKLLHVMTTKGKGYEPAEGDQIGYHAVGPFDPDKGLVAKTGAKKPTYTDVFSDWLCDAAAAEPRMCAITPAMREGSGLVRFSKEYPQRYFDVAIAEQHAVTLAAGMATQGGKPVVAIYSTFLQRAYDQLVHDVAIQDLDVLFAIDRAGVVGPDGATHAGNLDLSFLRCVPNMVVMAPSNEAECRQMLSTGLQHPGPAAVRYPRGTGTGVDAGNDLSTLPIGKGELRVQGNRIALLAFGSTVSAAEQVGRELGLSVVNMRFIKPLDRELVLAMANSHDGLVTIEDNVVAGGAGSAVAELLNAEDVLRPILHLGLPDAFQHHASREDLLAEAGIDAAGIRAAVLKRWPKLESGTPPLSAAS from the coding sequence ATGATCGACTCTGCCCGCTATCCCCGCCTCGCGCGCATCCAGACGCCCGATGACCTGCGTACGTTCGACGAATCCGAAATGCGCGCGGTCGCCGATGAGCTGCGCGCCTACCTGATCGAGTCGGTGGGCAAGAGCGGCGGTCACTTCGCCGCCGGCCTGGGCGTGATCGAACTCACCGTGGCCCTGCACTACCTCTACCAGACCCCGCACGACCAGCTGGTCTGGGACGTCGGCCACCAGACGTACCCGCACAAGATCCTCACCGGCCGCCGCGACGAGATCCACACCGTCAAGCAGAAGGACGGCGTTGCGCCGTTCCCCAAGCGCGAGGAAAGCGAATACGACACCTTCGGCGTCGGCCATTCCTCCACCTCGATCTCGGCTGCGCTGGGCATGGCCATCGCGCGCCAGTCGCAGGGCGATGACCGCAAGGTCGTGGCGGTCATCGGCGACGGCGCGATGACCGCCGGCATGGCCTTCGAAGCGCTGATGCATGCCGGCGGCATGGACCCGGAGCCGAACCTGCTGGTCATCCTCAACGACAACAACATGTCGATCTCCGAGGCGGTCGGCGGGCTGACCAAGATGCTCGGCCGCGCCACCGGCAGCCGCACGCTCAACGCGCTGCGCGAGGGCGGCAAGAAGATCCTCGGCGACAAGAAGAACAACCCTGCTCGCTTCGTCAAGCGCTGGGAAGAACACTGGAAGGGCATGTTCGTGCCGTCCACCATGTTCGAGGAAATGGGCTTCCACTACACCGGCCCGATCGACGGCCACGACATGCCCGCCCTGCTGTCCACGCTGAAGACGCTGCGCGCCTCCAAGGGCCCGAAGCTGCTGCACGTGATGACCACCAAGGGCAAGGGCTACGAGCCGGCCGAAGGCGACCAGATCGGTTACCACGCGGTGGGCCCGTTCGATCCGGACAAGGGCCTGGTCGCCAAGACCGGTGCCAAGAAGCCGACCTATACCGACGTCTTCAGCGATTGGCTGTGCGATGCCGCCGCTGCAGAGCCGCGCATGTGTGCGATCACCCCGGCGATGCGCGAAGGCTCCGGCCTGGTGCGTTTCAGCAAGGAATACCCGCAGCGCTACTTCGACGTGGCCATCGCCGAGCAGCACGCGGTGACCCTGGCCGCCGGCATGGCCACCCAGGGCGGCAAGCCGGTCGTGGCGATCTACTCCACCTTCCTGCAGCGCGCGTACGACCAGCTGGTGCATGACGTGGCCATCCAGGACCTGGACGTGCTGTTTGCGATCGACCGCGCCGGCGTGGTCGGCCCGGACGGCGCGACCCACGCCGGCAACCTGGACCTGAGCTTCCTGCGCTGCGTGCCGAACATGGTGGTGATGGCACCGTCCAACGAAGCCGAATGCCGGCAGATGCTCAGCACCGGCCTGCAGCACCCCGGCCCGGCCGCCGTGCGCTACCCGCGCGGCACCGGCACCGGCGTGGATGCCGGCAACGACCTGTCCACCTTGCCGATCGGCAAGGGCGAGCTGCGCGTGCAGGGCAACCGCATCGCCCTGCTGGCCTTTGGCAGCACCGTCAGCGCCGCCGAACAGGTCGGCCGCGAGCTGGGCCTGAGCGTGGTCAACATGCGCTTCATCAAGCCGCTGGACCGCGAGCTGGTGCTGGCCATGGCCAACAGCCACGACGGCCTGGTGACCATCGAGGACAACGTGGTGGCTGGCGGTGCCGGCTCGGCCGTGGCCGAGCTGCTGAACGCCGAAGACGTGCTGCGCCCGATCCTGCACCTGGGACTGCCGGACGCCTTCCAGCACCACGCCAGCCGCGAAGACCTGCTGGCGGAAGCCGGCATCGACGCTGCGGGCATCCGCGCGGCAGTGCTCAAGCGCTGGCCGAAGCTGGAAAGCGGTACGCCGCCGCTGAGCGCGGCCAGCTGA
- a CDS encoding GTP-binding protein has translation MSVREHKIVVMGPLGAGKSTLVQTLTHGKAVVTEARNTDPSVGKEYTTVAMDYGDIDLPGGDRLRLYGSPGQERFSYIWPILLAGAEGAIVLVDGSKCVNATLAGQHLQAIAEHAPTLPVVIGITKCGRTDDPILPHWQAWLSEQAPHLPALPLDPRDMKQAITAMDLLMSQIECNAMAAAHE, from the coding sequence ATGAGCGTGCGTGAGCACAAGATCGTCGTTATGGGCCCGCTGGGAGCGGGCAAATCCACCCTGGTGCAGACCCTCACCCACGGCAAAGCCGTGGTGACCGAAGCCCGCAATACCGACCCCAGCGTGGGCAAGGAATACACCACCGTTGCCATGGATTACGGCGACATCGACCTGCCGGGCGGTGACCGGCTGCGCCTGTATGGCTCGCCCGGGCAGGAACGCTTCTCCTACATCTGGCCGATCCTGCTGGCAGGTGCCGAGGGCGCCATCGTGCTGGTGGATGGCAGCAAGTGCGTCAATGCCACACTCGCCGGCCAGCACCTGCAGGCCATCGCCGAGCACGCGCCCACCCTGCCGGTGGTCATCGGCATCACCAAGTGCGGCCGCACCGACGATCCGATCCTGCCGCACTGGCAGGCGTGGTTGAGCGAGCAGGCCCCGCACCTGCCGGCCTTGCCGCTGGACCCGCGTGACATGAAGCAGGCCATCACCGCCATGGACCTGCTGATGAGCCAGATCGAATGCAATGCGATGGCGGCCGCGCATGAGTGA
- a CDS encoding transporter — protein sequence MACLSARAEPPSAPPAFDRPGLGFSTDTVGRGAVALEFGLPSYLRETDAEGVRSTTLSGDALLRTGLAPGLELQVSGTPWNRQRLRAPGGEDTRLRGAGDSSVGVKWAGPGSNDRTAWAVLATAVVARGDAAFSDGRQYALAASVEQALTDRWSLGLFAEHQRGAGQRTTTWAPSLSLQATPTVSTYLEAGFFDVSDAPDQTLAGAGLSWQVRPGVQLDISFDVGLDDDSPDLQMASGLSVYLD from the coding sequence ATGGCCTGCCTGTCCGCACGGGCAGAGCCTCCGTCCGCCCCGCCCGCCTTTGATCGGCCCGGCCTCGGCTTCAGTACCGACACGGTAGGCCGTGGCGCCGTCGCGCTGGAGTTCGGGCTTCCTTCCTACCTGCGCGAAACCGACGCCGAGGGCGTGCGCAGCACGACCTTGTCCGGCGATGCCCTGCTGCGCACCGGCCTGGCGCCCGGCCTGGAACTGCAGGTATCGGGTACACCGTGGAATCGCCAGCGCCTGCGCGCGCCAGGTGGCGAGGACACACGCCTGCGCGGGGCGGGCGACAGCAGCGTCGGCGTGAAGTGGGCCGGCCCCGGCAGCAATGACCGGACCGCATGGGCGGTGCTGGCCACGGCCGTGGTGGCGCGCGGCGACGCAGCCTTCAGCGACGGCCGGCAATATGCACTTGCGGCCAGCGTGGAGCAGGCCCTGACCGATCGCTGGAGCCTGGGACTGTTTGCCGAGCATCAGCGCGGCGCGGGCCAACGCACGACCACGTGGGCGCCCAGCCTGTCGCTGCAGGCCACCCCGACGGTGTCCACCTATCTGGAAGCGGGCTTCTTCGACGTCAGCGATGCGCCCGACCAGACGCTGGCGGGGGCCGGCCTGAGCTGGCAGGTGCGCCCGGGCGTCCAGCTGGATATCTCATTCGACGTCGGCCTGGACGATGACAGCCCGGACCTGCAGATGGCCAGCGGACTGTCGGTCTACCTGGACTGA
- a CDS encoding response regulator transcription factor, whose amino-acid sequence MLTRIAIADDHPLVLFGTRLVIEAEGRHSVVGEAQCAEALLDLLATEDVDLVVTDFSMPGGKRPDGQAMLQALRRNHPRIPVVLVTMITNPTTLNMAMRTGVRGLVYKGSGVDGLRNAVDSVMGGGIYLDSELAPCLQEAGRERTLSVLSPKELEVLRLYVSGPSITEIAAQLRRTVSTISRQRISAMRKLGISNDAELFAFAFEEKLGAPLAMAAEGE is encoded by the coding sequence ATGCTCACTCGAATCGCCATCGCGGATGACCATCCGCTGGTGCTGTTTGGCACCCGCCTTGTGATCGAGGCAGAGGGCCGGCACAGCGTCGTGGGCGAGGCGCAGTGCGCGGAAGCGCTGCTCGATCTGCTTGCCACTGAAGATGTGGATCTGGTGGTGACCGACTTTTCGATGCCGGGTGGAAAGCGGCCGGATGGCCAGGCGATGCTGCAGGCGCTGCGTCGCAATCACCCCAGGATTCCCGTGGTCCTGGTCACGATGATCACTAATCCGACCACGCTCAACATGGCCATGCGGACCGGCGTGCGCGGGCTGGTCTACAAGGGCAGTGGCGTGGACGGCCTTCGCAATGCGGTCGATTCGGTCATGGGCGGGGGCATCTACCTGGATTCCGAGCTTGCGCCCTGCCTGCAGGAGGCGGGGCGCGAGCGGACCCTGTCCGTGCTGTCGCCCAAGGAACTGGAAGTGCTGCGGCTGTATGTATCCGGGCCGTCGATCACCGAGATCGCCGCACAGTTGCGGCGGACGGTCAGCACGATCAGCCGGCAGCGGATCTCGGCAATGCGCAAGCTGGGCATCAGCAATGACGCCGAGCTGTTCGCGTTTGCGTTCGAGGAAAAACTGGGGGCACCGCTGGCGATGGCGGCCGAGGGAGAGTGA
- a CDS encoding lipocalin family protein — translation MRLRHALLPCLLIAAAHAGAANVQSVQALDIDRYAGQWHEIAHLPVSFQKKCVGDITATYSLRRDGRISVSNACRVQSGERIAADGVARPVEGQPGQLQVRFAPDWLSWVPLVWADYWVIALDPDYQWAVVGEPDRRYLWILSRLPDMDRALFEQLKAKAEAMGYDLAPLRVMAPLRDPAPTPAD, via the coding sequence ATGCGACTGCGCCACGCGCTGCTGCCCTGCCTGCTGATCGCCGCCGCCCACGCCGGCGCCGCCAACGTGCAGTCGGTCCAGGCGCTGGATATCGATCGCTATGCCGGCCAGTGGCATGAGATCGCACACCTCCCCGTCTCCTTCCAGAAAAAGTGCGTCGGCGACATCACGGCGACGTACAGCCTGCGCCGCGACGGCCGCATCAGCGTCAGCAACGCCTGCCGCGTGCAGAGCGGAGAGCGCATCGCCGCCGATGGCGTGGCACGCCCGGTGGAAGGCCAACCCGGCCAGCTGCAGGTACGCTTCGCCCCGGACTGGCTGAGCTGGGTGCCGCTGGTCTGGGCTGACTACTGGGTGATCGCGCTGGACCCGGACTACCAGTGGGCCGTGGTCGGCGAACCCGACCGCCGATACCTGTGGATCCTCTCGCGCCTGCCCGACATGGACCGCGCCCTGTTCGAGCAGCTCAAGGCCAAAGCCGAAGCGATGGGGTACGACCTGGCGCCCCTGCGGGTGATGGCCCCGCTGCGCGATCCCGCGCCCACGCCAGCCGACTGA
- a CDS encoding TetR/AcrR family transcriptional regulator: MSASPTLTRRKAPEAVRQALLDATARVIGQGGLAALTVQDVARAAGVSKGALFHHFSSKQALLDATLTALVSAFEQDLRAHMLQAPPGHGCFTRAYVEVSFNHLLQQTQNNDIGLTMANLLEPAMLAHWREWMRGMLAEFPGEATDPRLYAARCAADGYWATAYGRPLDEEERRNALAMAGEALKLCMPG, translated from the coding sequence ATGTCCGCATCCCCCACCCTCACGCGCCGCAAGGCGCCCGAAGCCGTGCGCCAGGCCCTGCTCGACGCGACCGCCCGCGTGATCGGCCAGGGCGGACTTGCCGCGCTGACGGTGCAGGACGTCGCCCGTGCCGCTGGCGTCAGCAAGGGCGCCCTGTTCCATCACTTCAGCAGCAAACAGGCGCTGCTGGACGCAACGCTGACCGCGCTGGTTTCTGCGTTCGAGCAGGATCTGCGCGCGCACATGCTGCAGGCGCCGCCCGGCCATGGCTGCTTCACCCGTGCCTACGTCGAGGTGAGCTTCAACCATCTGCTGCAGCAGACCCAGAACAACGATATCGGCCTGACCATGGCCAACCTGCTGGAACCGGCCATGCTGGCGCACTGGCGCGAATGGATGCGCGGCATGCTGGCCGAGTTCCCCGGCGAGGCCACCGACCCGCGCCTGTACGCGGCGCGCTGCGCTGCCGATGGCTACTGGGCCACGGCCTATGGCCGCCCGCTGGATGAGGAAGAACGGCGCAATGCGCTGGCCATGGCGGGCGAAGCCCTGAAACTGTGCATGCCCGGCTGA
- a CDS encoding SMR family transporter: protein MNPYAYLAAAIALEVIATSLLKASEGMSRLAPTLGALACYGVCFYLLALTMKSIPTGIAYAIWSGVGIVLISLIGLLVFKQRLDTPALIGIGLICAGVLVINLFSKSSAH from the coding sequence ATGAATCCTTATGCCTACCTGGCCGCCGCCATCGCGCTGGAGGTGATCGCCACCTCGCTGCTGAAAGCGTCCGAGGGGATGAGCCGGCTCGCGCCCACGCTGGGTGCGCTGGCCTGCTACGGCGTGTGCTTCTACCTGCTGGCGCTCACGATGAAATCGATCCCCACCGGCATCGCCTACGCGATCTGGTCCGGCGTGGGCATTGTGCTGATTTCGCTGATCGGCCTGCTGGTGTTCAAGCAGCGCCTGGACACGCCGGCGCTGATCGGCATCGGCCTGATCTGCGCGGGTGTGCTGGTCATCAATCTGTTCTCGAAAAGCAGCGCGCACTGA
- a CDS encoding acyl-CoA dehydrogenase C-terminal domain-containing protein, with protein sequence MSSYTAPLSDLRFALHDVLKVEPLFARLGFTDATADVVDAVLEEAGRFSASVLAPLNSVGDEIGCVLDQATGEVTTPPGFKQAYDQFVDGGWTGLTAAPELGGQGLPHTLGVPLNEMINAANLAWGNFPLLSHGAIEALKQHGEAWQHDAFLKPLIEGRWTGTMCLTEPHCGTDLGLLKTKAEPNADGSYAITGTKIFITAGEHDLTENIVHLVLAKLPDAPPGAKGISLFVTPKFKVDRDGNVGERNALRCGSIEHKMGIKGSVTCVMNFDGAQGYLVGQPHKGLQAMFTMMNTARLGVGLQGIGLSERAYQNALKYSRERLQSRALSGAKFPEKAADPILVHPDVRRMLLTIKSLVEGSRLLALHAATLIDVAHSAGDAAERERADTLVSFLTPISKACQTEWGIENTYNALQCFGGHGYIREHGMEQLARDARITTLYEGTTGIQALDLIGRKTASSQGAGLKLMLAEIEAFAKEHEGNEALAEFIGPLQAKAAEWGKLTMDVLKRAAANPDELGAASYDYLFYSGYVVLAYWWARSVAAADASAHGAAFAQGKRETARFYFARVLPRTLAHAAAMQAGAAPLMAMDDERFGA encoded by the coding sequence ATGAGCAGCTACACCGCCCCGCTTTCCGACCTCCGTTTCGCCCTGCACGACGTGCTCAAGGTGGAACCGCTGTTCGCCCGCCTGGGCTTCACCGACGCCACCGCCGACGTGGTCGATGCCGTGCTGGAAGAAGCCGGCCGCTTCAGTGCCAGCGTGCTGGCCCCGCTCAACAGCGTGGGCGACGAAATCGGCTGCGTGCTCGACCAGGCCACCGGTGAAGTGACCACCCCGCCCGGCTTCAAGCAGGCCTACGACCAGTTCGTCGATGGCGGCTGGACCGGCCTGACTGCCGCACCGGAACTGGGTGGCCAGGGCCTGCCGCACACGCTGGGCGTGCCGCTGAACGAAATGATCAACGCGGCCAACCTGGCCTGGGGCAACTTCCCCCTGCTCTCCCACGGCGCCATCGAGGCCCTGAAGCAGCACGGCGAGGCGTGGCAGCACGACGCCTTCCTCAAGCCGCTGATCGAAGGCCGCTGGACCGGCACCATGTGCCTGACCGAACCGCATTGCGGCACCGACCTGGGCCTGCTGAAGACCAAGGCCGAGCCGAATGCCGACGGCAGCTACGCGATCACCGGCACCAAGATCTTCATCACCGCCGGCGAGCACGACCTGACTGAAAACATCGTGCATCTGGTGCTGGCCAAGCTGCCCGACGCCCCGCCGGGCGCCAAGGGCATCTCGCTGTTCGTCACCCCCAAGTTCAAGGTCGACCGCGACGGCAACGTCGGCGAGCGCAACGCACTGCGCTGCGGCTCGATCGAGCACAAGATGGGCATCAAGGGTTCGGTCACCTGCGTGATGAACTTCGACGGTGCGCAGGGCTACCTGGTCGGCCAGCCGCACAAGGGCCTGCAGGCGATGTTCACCATGATGAACACCGCACGCCTGGGCGTCGGCCTGCAGGGCATCGGCCTGTCCGAGCGTGCCTACCAGAACGCGCTGAAGTACAGCCGCGAGCGCCTGCAGTCGCGCGCCCTGAGCGGCGCCAAGTTCCCGGAAAAGGCCGCCGACCCGATCCTGGTCCACCCGGACGTGCGCCGCATGCTGCTGACCATCAAGTCGCTGGTCGAAGGCAGCCGCCTGCTGGCCCTGCACGCGGCCACCCTCATCGACGTGGCACACAGCGCCGGCGACGCCGCCGAGCGTGAGCGCGCCGACACCCTGGTCAGCTTCCTCACCCCGATCTCCAAGGCCTGCCAGACCGAATGGGGCATCGAGAACACCTACAACGCCCTGCAGTGCTTCGGTGGCCACGGCTACATCCGCGAGCACGGCATGGAGCAGCTGGCGCGCGATGCACGCATCACCACGCTGTATGAAGGCACCACCGGCATCCAGGCGCTGGACCTGATCGGCCGCAAGACCGCCTCCAGCCAGGGCGCCGGCCTGAAGCTGATGCTGGCCGAGATCGAAGCCTTCGCCAAGGAACACGAAGGCAACGAGGCGCTGGCCGAGTTCATCGGCCCGCTGCAGGCCAAGGCAGCCGAGTGGGGCAAGCTGACGATGGACGTGCTCAAGCGCGCCGCCGCCAACCCGGACGAACTGGGCGCGGCCAGCTACGACTACCTGTTCTACTCGGGTTACGTGGTGCTGGCCTACTGGTGGGCCCGCAGCGTCGCTGCCGCCGACGCCAGCGCACATGGCGCCGCCTTCGCCCAGGGCAAGCGCGAAACCGCCCGCTTCTACTTCGCCCGCGTCCTGCCGCGCACCCTCGCCCACGCCGCCGCCATGCAGGCCGGCGCCGCCCCGCTGATGGCCATGGACGACGAGCGCTTCGGCGCCTGA
- a CDS encoding roadblock/LC7 domain-containing protein, with protein MSDALNAAPALNALARDVPGIQAIVVASADGFALAQAGPKGNVADRLAAMTSSMLGLASALGRELRFGELDTLILDAADGKVLMLAIPGSQPRLLMTACDHSCVIGNALWHAKQCVRTLADNTN; from the coding sequence ATGAGTGACGCCCTCAACGCCGCACCTGCATTGAACGCACTGGCGCGCGACGTCCCGGGCATCCAGGCCATCGTGGTTGCCAGCGCCGACGGCTTCGCGCTCGCCCAGGCCGGGCCGAAAGGCAACGTGGCCGATCGCCTGGCCGCGATGACCAGCTCGATGCTGGGCCTGGCCAGCGCGCTGGGGCGCGAGCTGCGCTTTGGCGAACTGGACACGCTGATCCTCGACGCCGCCGACGGCAAGGTACTGATGCTGGCCATACCCGGATCGCAGCCGCGGCTGCTGATGACCGCGTGCGACCACAGCTGTGTCATCGGCAACGCCCTGTGGCATGCCAAGCAGTGCGTGCGCACGCTGGCCGACAACACGAACTGA
- a CDS encoding prepilin-type N-terminal cleavage/methylation domain-containing protein, whose amino-acid sequence MTSETLRKGATLPHGTQQAGFSLIELMVVVAIISILALIALPQYQLFSAKARVAGALAEIAPGKATVEALIAAGHDFQFPESPSGMPSPTQLGLPEQGTHCRWISFPASNPYVMDFEIMCILGEHPGYRYAAIHLTRHRATGSWRCMVSTDNAAIVPTSCTR is encoded by the coding sequence ATGACCTCTGAAACTCTCCGCAAGGGCGCCACACTCCCCCATGGAACCCAACAAGCCGGCTTCTCCCTCATCGAACTGATGGTGGTCGTGGCGATCATCAGCATCCTGGCGCTGATCGCGTTGCCGCAGTACCAGCTCTTTTCAGCAAAAGCCCGGGTTGCAGGCGCCCTCGCAGAGATTGCCCCAGGCAAGGCCACCGTCGAGGCACTGATTGCAGCAGGTCATGACTTCCAGTTCCCGGAGTCACCATCAGGCATGCCCAGCCCAACGCAACTTGGCCTCCCTGAGCAGGGTACTCACTGCAGATGGATTTCTTTCCCAGCTTCAAATCCCTACGTCATGGATTTCGAAATCATGTGCATATTGGGAGAGCACCCTGGCTACCGGTACGCTGCTATCCATCTTACGCGCCACCGGGCGACAGGCTCGTGGCGGTGCATGGTGTCTACCGACAATGCAGCCATAGTGCCCACGTCCTGCACTCGATAG
- a CDS encoding pilin, with the protein MNASRIRAFRAPSPVSQQKGFSLIELMIVVAIIAILAMIALPQYQAFSAKSKIAGGLAEVAGGKVGVEAVMAEGGLIANAKPEALGLPVKGSRCDSFDAKFDALGVGALTCELKTDARYGTGTVISLNRNSQGVWTCTSTVTDKSLLPAVCV; encoded by the coding sequence ATGAACGCCTCTCGTATCCGCGCATTCCGCGCACCCAGCCCAGTTTCCCAGCAGAAAGGCTTCTCGCTTATCGAGCTGATGATTGTCGTGGCGATCATCGCCATTCTGGCCATGATCGCGCTGCCGCAGTACCAGGCTTTCTCTGCCAAATCGAAGATTGCCGGTGGTCTTGCCGAAGTCGCCGGTGGCAAGGTCGGCGTTGAAGCCGTGATGGCCGAAGGCGGTCTCATCGCCAATGCAAAGCCGGAGGCACTTGGCCTGCCAGTCAAAGGCTCGCGGTGCGATTCGTTTGACGCGAAGTTCGACGCGTTGGGCGTCGGTGCGTTGACCTGCGAGTTGAAGACAGACGCTCGCTACGGCACTGGCACGGTGATCAGCCTCAACCGTAACAGCCAGGGCGTCTGGACGTGCACGAGCACGGTGACCGACAAGTCGCTTCTGCCCGCTGTCTGCGTCTGA